The genomic segment AGAAATCCGTCGCGCTCGCTCCGTCGGAATCGGTCGCGCCCACGCGAAGACCATTTTGCTGGGGGAGCACGCGGTCGTCTACGGCGCTCCCGCCCTCGCGCTCCCGGTGCCGCAGCTCGCGGTCACGGCGAGCGCCGGCTGGTCCGCGCAGTCACCCGGTGACGCGGGCGACGTGTCGCTGACCATGACCGGATCTGCCTCCCGGCCGGTGGCCACCCAGGCCTCCGACTGGCTCCGGCGACTCAGCGCCGAGTTCCGGAAGACCATGAACGTCTCCGACGACGTACACCTCGACGTGATCCTGGACTGCGCCATCCCGCCGGGCCGCGGCCTCGGCTCCAGTGCCGCCTGCGCACGCGCCGTGGTGTTCGCGCTCGCCGACCTCTTCGACCGCGAGGTCACGCCGCAGACGGCGTTCGACCTCGTCCAGACCGCAGAGAACGTGGCCCACGGCCGCGCGAGCGGCGTCGACGCCACCGCCGTCGGCGCGCCGGGGCCCCTGCTCTTCCAGCAGGGGCGCTCCGAGGAACTCGCCATCGGGTGCGAGGAGTTGTTCATCATCGCCGACAGCGGCGAGGTGGGCAGGACCAAGGACGCGGTCAGCATGCTCCGCGAAGGCTTCCAGCGTCACGCCGGCGCGCAGGAGAGCTTCGTACGCCGCGCAACGGACCTCACCGACGAGGCCCGGCACGCACTCGCCGACGGAAAGCCCGAGGAGCTCGGCACGCGCATGACGGAGTATCACGAGCTGCTCCGCGCCGCCGGGTTGAGCACCGACCGCATCGACGCCCTGGTCGAAGGGGCGCTCGCGGCCGGCAGCCTCGGCGCCAAGATCACGGGTGGCGGCATGGGCGGCTGCGTCCTCGCGCTCACCCAGTCCGAGCAGGCGAGCGCGGTGACCCGGCGGCTGCACGAAGCCGGCGCCGAACAGACATGGGTCGTACCGCTGAGGGGATTTGCCGGCCATGGTCGCTGAACAACAGGCCACCGCGGTGCTGACCGCACCGACGGGCACCACGGGCAGCGCGACCGCCGTCGCGCACCCGAACATCGCACTGATCAAGTACTGGGGCAAGCTCGACGAGCGGCTCATCCTGCCGCGCACCGACAGCCTCTCGATGACCCTCGACATCTTCCCCACCACCACCCGCGTGCGACGCAGCCCCGGAGCCGGTCACGACGAAGTGACGCTCGGCGGCAAGCCCGCCCAGGGTGAGGCCGAGCGGCGCATCGTCACCTTCCTCGACCTGGTGCGCGAGCGCGCCGGGTCCGCCGACCGCGCCGTCGTGGACACCGAGAACACCGTCCCCACCGGTGCGGGCCTCGCCTCGTCGGCGAGCGGCTTCGCCGCCCTCGCCGTCGCCGCGGCCGCCGCCTACGGCCTCGACCTCGACGCCACCGCCCTGTCCCGCCTGGCCCGGCGCGGATCCGGGTCGGCGTCCCGTTCCCTCTTCGGGGACTTCGTGGTCTGGCACGCCGGACGCCACGACGCCCCCGAGGAGGAGGCGGACCTCAGCTCGTACGCCGAGCCGGTCCCGGCCGGGCCGCTCGACCCCGCCCTCGTCGTCGCCGTCGTCAACGCCGGACCCAAGGACGTGTCCAGCAGGGCGGCCATGCGCAGGACCGTCGACACCTCACCGCTCTTCGAACCGTGGGCCGTCTCCAGCAAGGCCGACCTGGCCGACATGCGCGAGGCGCTCGGCCGCGGCGACCTCGAAGCGGTCGGCGAGATCGCGGAACGCAACGCTCTCGGCATGCACGCCACGATGCTGGCGGCCCGCCCCGCGGTGCGCTACATGTCGCCCGCCTCGCTCACCGTCCTCGACAGCGTGCTGCAACTCAGACGGGACGGCGTCCTCGCCTACGCCACCATGGACGCCGGACCCAATGTCAAGGTGCTCTGCCGCAACGCGGACGCCGACCGGGTGGCCGGTGTCGTCCGCGGCGCCGCGCAGGGCGGCGCCGTCCACATCGCACGCCCCGGCCCCGGCGCCCGGCTGCTGACCGGGGACGGAAGGTGACCGGACGGCCGACCACCGTCCGGCGCGCGCCGGGCAAACTGTTCGTCGCCGGCGAGTACGCGGTGGTGGAGCCGGGCAACCCGGCCATCCTCATCGCCGTCGACCGGTACGTCACCGTCACCGTGTCCGACCCCGGCGACCCCGGCGTCGTACTCTCGTCCGACCTCACCCCGCACACGGCACACTGCCGATGGCGGGACGGCCGGCTGGACGGCACAGACCCGCGGGACGAGCAGCTGCTCCACGAGAGCTTCACCCACGTCGCCGCGGCCATCGAGACCGTCGGCCGGCTGCTCGCCGAACGCGGCCTGCCCGCACCCGCGCTCGACGTGTCGGTCAGCAGCGAACTCCACGACAACGGCACCAAGTTCGGATTCGGGTCCAGCGGCACGGTCGTCGTGGCGACCGTCGCCGCCATGGCGGCCCACTGCGGCCTGCGCCTGACGCGCGACGCCCGCTACCGCCTCGCGATGCTCGCCACCGCGGGCCTCGAACCCAAGGCCTCCGGCGGCGACCTCGCCGCGGGCACCTGGGGCGGCTGGATCACCTACCGGGCACCCGACCGGGCCGCCGTCCTCGACCTCGCGGGCCGGGCGGGCATCGAGGAGGCCCTGCGCGTGCCCTGGCCCGGCCACGAGGTACGCGCACTGCCGCAGCCCGCGGGCCTCGCACTGGAAGTCGGCTGGACCGGGACGCCGGCCTCCACCTCGTCCCTCGTCTCCGGCCTCGACCGGCGGACGTGGCGGGGCAGCGCCTCGCACCAGAAGTTCGTGGAGACCAGCAACGACTTCGTGCGGGCCGCCGTCGACGCGCTTGAGGGCGGCGACGGAGAGGGACTGCTGCGGCAGATCCGGCGCGCCCGGCACGAGCTGGCCCGCCTCGACGACGAGGTCGGGCTCGGAATCTTCACGCCACGGCTGACCGCGCTGTGCGAGGCAGCCGAAGCCGTCGGCGGCGCCGCCAAGCCCTCCGGGGCGGGCGGCGGCGACTGCGGCATCGCGCTGCTCGACGCCGAAGCGGCACAGGACATAGCCCACGTACGGAAACGGTGGACCACGGCGGGCGTGCGGCCCTTGCCGATCCGTCCCGCCATGGAAGGGAACGCAGAATGATCTCTCAACGCAAGGACGACCACGTCCGGCTCGCTGTCGAGCACCAGCGCCAGCACAGCGGACACAACCAGTTCGACGAGGTGTCGTTCATCCACCACGCGCTGGCCGGCATCGACCGGCCGGACGTGTCCCTGGCCACGACCTTCGCCGGCATCTCCTGGCCGGTGCCCCTCTACATCAACGCGATGACCGGCGGCAGCGTCAGCACCGGCATCATCAACCGCGACCTGGCCATCGCCGCCCGCGAGACCGGCGTCGCCGTCGCCTCCGGGTCCATGAGCGCGTACTTCAAGGACCCGTCCTGCGCCGACACCTTCAGCGTGCTCCGCAAGGAGAACCCCGACGGGTTCGTACTCGCCAACGTCAACGCGACGGCCTCGGTCGACAAGGTGCAGCGCGCCATCGACCTCGTCCAGGCCAACGCCCTGCAGATCCACATCAACACCGCGCAGGAAACGCCGATGCCCGAGGGCGACCGGTCGTTCTCCTCCTGGGTCCCGCAGATCGAGAAGATCGCGGCGGCCGTCGAGGTCCCCGTCATCGTCAAGGAGGTCGGCAACGGCCTCAGCCGCGAGACCGTCCTGCTCATCGAGAGCCTCGGCGTCCGGATCGCGGACCTCGGCGGCCGCGGCGGCACGGACTTCGCCCGCATCGAGAACGGCCGGCGCGAACTCGGCGAGTACGCGTTCATGCACGGCTGGGGACAGTCCACCGCGGCCTGCCTCCTCGACACGCAGGACGTCGGCATCCCCGTCCTCGCCTCCGGCGGCGTGCGCAACGCGCTCGACGTCGCCCGTGCCCTCGCGCTCGGCGCGTCCGGCGTCGGCGCCTCCGGCGGATTCCTGCGCACCCTGAAGGACGAGGGCGTCTCCGCGCTGATCGCGCAGATCTCGACGTGGCTCGACCAGCTCGCCGCCCTGCAGACCATGCTCGGCGCGCGCACCCCCGCCGACCTGACGCGCTGCGACCTGCTCATCCGCGGTGAACTCCGTGACTTCTGCGCCGACCGAGGCATCGACACGGGACAGTTCGCGCAGCGCTCCCGCTCCGTCGAGGCCGCCCACCAGCTGACGGGGAGCACCCGATGACCGAGACCCACGCGATCGCCGGCGTCCCGATGCGGTGGGTCGGCCCGATCCGCATCTCCGGGAACGTCACCACCACCGAGACCCAGGTCCCCCTCGCCACCTACGAGACGCCGCTGTGGCCCTCCGTGGGCCGCGGCGCCAAGGTGTCCAGGCTCGTCGAGGAAGGCATCGTCGCCACGCTCGTCGACGAGCGGATGACCCGCTCGGTGCTCGTCGAGGCGACGGACGCACAGACCGCCTACGTCGCCGCGCGGGCCATCGACGCGCGCATCGACGAGCTGCGCGACGTGGTCCGCGGCTGCAGCAGGTTCGCCCAGCTCATCAACATCCGGCACGAGATCAACGCCAACCTGCTCTTCATCCGCTTCGAGTTCACCACCGGCGACGCCTCCGGCCACAACATGGCGACGCTCGCGTCCGACGCGCTCCTGAAGCACCTGCTCGAGACCATCCCCGGCATCTCCTACGGGTCGATCTCCGGCAACTACTGCACGGACAAGAAGGCCACCGCGATCAACGGCATCCTCGGCCGCGGCAAGAACGTGGTCACGGAGCTGCTGATCCCGCGGGACATCGTCACCGATGTGCTGCACACGACGGCCGCGAAGGTCGTCCAGCTGAACATCCGCAAGAACATGCTCGGCACCCTGCTCGCCGGCGGCATCCGTTCGGCGAACGCCCACTACGCCAACATGCTCCTCGGCTTCTACCTCGCCACCGGCCAGGACGCGGCCAACATCGTCGAGGGCTCGCAGGGCGTCACCATGGCCGAGGACCGCGACGGCGACCTCTACTTCGCCTGCACCCTGCCGAACCTGATCGTCGGCACGGTCGGCAACGGCAAGGGCCTCGAGTTCGTGGAGACCAACCTCGCCCGGCTCGGCTGCCGGGCCGACCGCGAGCCCGGCGAGAACGCCCGCCGCCTCGCGGTGATCGGCGCGGCGACGGTCCTGTGCGGTGAGCTCTCGCTCCTCGCCGCCCAGACGAACCCCGGCGAACTGATGCGTGCACATGTCCAGTTGGAGCGCGGCAACAAGACGGAAAAGGTCGGTGTGTAGGGCATGGCCAGTGACTCAGGCATAGGAATCCACGATCTGTCGTTCGCGACGACCGAGTTCGTGCTGCCGCACACGGCGCTCGCCGAGTACAACGGCACGGAGATCGGCAAGTACCACATCGGCATCGGCCAGGAGTCGATGAGCGTGCCGGCGGCCGACGAGGACATCGTCACCCTGGGCGCCGCCGCGGCCGCCCCGATCATCGAACGGCACGGCAGCGAGCG from the Streptomyces venezuelae genome contains:
- the mvk gene encoding mevalonate kinase, which encodes MRKRQRELSALTTPSSAEGVSEIRRARSVGIGRAHAKTILLGEHAVVYGAPALALPVPQLAVTASAGWSAQSPGDAGDVSLTMTGSASRPVATQASDWLRRLSAEFRKTMNVSDDVHLDVILDCAIPPGRGLGSSAACARAVVFALADLFDREVTPQTAFDLVQTAENVAHGRASGVDATAVGAPGPLLFQQGRSEELAIGCEELFIIADSGEVGRTKDAVSMLREGFQRHAGAQESFVRRATDLTDEARHALADGKPEELGTRMTEYHELLRAAGLSTDRIDALVEGALAAGSLGAKITGGGMGGCVLALTQSEQASAVTRRLHEAGAEQTWVVPLRGFAGHGR
- the mvaD gene encoding diphosphomevalonate decarboxylase, with product MVAEQQATAVLTAPTGTTGSATAVAHPNIALIKYWGKLDERLILPRTDSLSMTLDIFPTTTRVRRSPGAGHDEVTLGGKPAQGEAERRIVTFLDLVRERAGSADRAVVDTENTVPTGAGLASSASGFAALAVAAAAAYGLDLDATALSRLARRGSGSASRSLFGDFVVWHAGRHDAPEEEADLSSYAEPVPAGPLDPALVVAVVNAGPKDVSSRAAMRRTVDTSPLFEPWAVSSKADLADMREALGRGDLEAVGEIAERNALGMHATMLAARPAVRYMSPASLTVLDSVLQLRRDGVLAYATMDAGPNVKVLCRNADADRVAGVVRGAAQGGAVHIARPGPGARLLTGDGR
- a CDS encoding phosphomevalonate kinase, with the protein product MTGRPTTVRRAPGKLFVAGEYAVVEPGNPAILIAVDRYVTVTVSDPGDPGVVLSSDLTPHTAHCRWRDGRLDGTDPRDEQLLHESFTHVAAAIETVGRLLAERGLPAPALDVSVSSELHDNGTKFGFGSSGTVVVATVAAMAAHCGLRLTRDARYRLAMLATAGLEPKASGGDLAAGTWGGWITYRAPDRAAVLDLAGRAGIEEALRVPWPGHEVRALPQPAGLALEVGWTGTPASTSSLVSGLDRRTWRGSASHQKFVETSNDFVRAAVDALEGGDGEGLLRQIRRARHELARLDDEVGLGIFTPRLTALCEAAEAVGGAAKPSGAGGGDCGIALLDAEAAQDIAHVRKRWTTAGVRPLPIRPAMEGNAE
- the fni gene encoding type 2 isopentenyl-diphosphate Delta-isomerase, translated to MISQRKDDHVRLAVEHQRQHSGHNQFDEVSFIHHALAGIDRPDVSLATTFAGISWPVPLYINAMTGGSVSTGIINRDLAIAARETGVAVASGSMSAYFKDPSCADTFSVLRKENPDGFVLANVNATASVDKVQRAIDLVQANALQIHINTAQETPMPEGDRSFSSWVPQIEKIAAAVEVPVIVKEVGNGLSRETVLLIESLGVRIADLGGRGGTDFARIENGRRELGEYAFMHGWGQSTAACLLDTQDVGIPVLASGGVRNALDVARALALGASGVGASGGFLRTLKDEGVSALIAQISTWLDQLAALQTMLGARTPADLTRCDLLIRGELRDFCADRGIDTGQFAQRSRSVEAAHQLTGSTR
- a CDS encoding hydroxymethylglutaryl-CoA reductase; translated protein: MTETHAIAGVPMRWVGPIRISGNVTTTETQVPLATYETPLWPSVGRGAKVSRLVEEGIVATLVDERMTRSVLVEATDAQTAYVAARAIDARIDELRDVVRGCSRFAQLINIRHEINANLLFIRFEFTTGDASGHNMATLASDALLKHLLETIPGISYGSISGNYCTDKKATAINGILGRGKNVVTELLIPRDIVTDVLHTTAAKVVQLNIRKNMLGTLLAGGIRSANAHYANMLLGFYLATGQDAANIVEGSQGVTMAEDRDGDLYFACTLPNLIVGTVGNGKGLEFVETNLARLGCRADREPGENARRLAVIGAATVLCGELSLLAAQTNPGELMRAHVQLERGNKTEKVGV